The genomic segment GTGCAGAACGAAAGAAATCAGTCAACTATTTTGCAAGAGTATATCAAAAGTACTTATCCCAATAATAATTCCTTAACCACCATTAGCGTAGACCTCAGCTCTACCATCGTGATACCAACCAATAGTGCAACCACTTGCCCAACTTTTCCCAATTCCATCATATCAGAGGACCCCTCATCAACTCATTTCAATCTGCTTTATCCAGAATTATCTCAATCCACCACTGATGATTCCCTTTTCTATCTCACTCAACACTCTTATGATGATGAGATAAACTTTATGCAAAACTTACTTGGAAACAATAATCTCAACGCCTTCTTAGTTGGTGAGAATGATAAAGGAAAGGCTCTTCTAGACATTGGGATCGATCCAAAAGGCAAGTGTTCTATTTCGTTTAACCCTTTTAGATATAGCAGCTCTAATGATAATAATCagaattttgataaaaattgGAATTATGGGCTTTATTCATCTTATATTGAATAAAACTTGTTGACCAAATCCTTTTTAGGTGATCAAGAGAATAATCAATCTGCACATATAATGGATGAAGGTAATGCCTTAACTGCTCCTCCTGAGATCTACCCCAGCAACATGAACATGAAGACAATAACAATGGATCAAACCAGTCCTTCATCAAGAAAGGAGGTTGACTTGTAGAGATGGTCTCAAATTCACAATTTTCTCGCAAGAATGTTGCTAATAGCTTTGTGTTCTAATATTGATTTAGTGAAGTGATACTCAGTTTTTAGTGTCCTAAAGAACTTTTGGAGTTTTACAAGCTTTTAACTAATAATTAGAACCAAAATTTGAGCACCTCTAGTTTAGTTCTAATTTCGGTTAGAATTGGCATATTCTGGGTAATTTGCTTAAgagttgtcaaaaaaaaaaatgtgactagtggcaattATGTTTTATTATATGaatgattttcttgtttttattctTGAATCTTGTAATATTTTGCTCTCTAGGTGTTAGTTTTGTGGTTTCAATTACATGCATAGgcattatctttttttttttcttgaatcaGTGTATccttcttttatatttttcaattttctattGTTTCTGCCATCCTACTTTCTCAAATGGCTAGTGTCCTTCTCTGGGTTCTAGTTGATAAAAGTTTTGTTTCCCTATAAAATAGAAAAGTACAATACTAAAGAATGTTCCGCAATCATCCATTAATCCTTGCATTCTGCAAAGTATTGTTTGTATGGTGATGAAAGCATCAGTAAAGTCAAAGACAAAAAAtacttactatttttttttgtgtctcaACATAGTTCCATCATGTTGTGATACTAGAATGGACTACAAAAAAGGACACTTCTAATAATGGTAGATTAGTACTACAAGTGTTATTAGATACTTTGTGATGGTTTGCTACAAAAACCAATGTCTATTCTTAGgattattaaaattttgaatcttttttaaaattaatataaacAGTCTTAAATGGTTAATTTTAACTATATATTATCATCATTACTATAATGATAGTTAATGATTTCTCAATAATTTGGATGATGGCATTTTGAATATCAAACCTTTGTCGACGTAAAAAAATTGATAGGCTAACAAATGTGTTAATTAGTTCCTATCTCAAAATACTAATCAATTCGTTCCACAAATAATGGTGAAACTCAAAAAGCTTCACCTATTTTGATAGCAATGGGAGAAAATATATTTGTGTCAACTTTTTTTAGGATAAATAAAATtctaaaacttttgaaaattaaTACTAATAGTAGTAAATGGTTAATTTTAGCAGTATATTATTACCATTACTTTAACAATAATTAACAATTTCTCAATAATTAAAATGATGTTATATTGAATGCCAAAGCTTCATAgacataaaaaaattttggtagcATAACAAATTAATCAGCACTatctcttaaaaaaaataattttggtcCACCAACAATATTGAAATTCAAAAAACTTTGGTCACTTATTTTCATTACAAAGAGTGATAACGCATTTCTATTTACCAATTTGCAAAAACTCATGGTCACTTTTTAGGATTTGAAACTTTTGAAAATTAATATTAATGGTCTTAGATGGTTAAATTTAATGATATATTATCTTTATACTTTAAAGATAATCAATGAATTCTCAAAAATTAGAATAGTGTCATCTTGTATGTCAAAGATTAGTCgagatgaaaaaaatttaaaagtataATAAATGCGTTAATCAGCACCATCTTAGAAAATTAATTGGCAGGACCCATTAATGATgttcaaattcaaaaattttggtgCACTTATTTTCATATGCAAGGAGGGAAAATACATTTCTATCAACCAtttataacaaaaataaattttttatttcaaataaataaaataatgtgGTGATTACTTTCATGATAATTAATGACTTCTCGACAATTagaatgatgtcatttcaaacTTAAAAATTCATAGACATGAAAAAAATTGGTAGCATAGCATAATAAATGTGTTAACTAATGTCATTTCAAAGAATTAATCGACTAACTCCATGAATGatattgaaatttaaaaagtttTGGCACAATTTATTTTCATAGCAATAAGGAAAAATACAATTCTATCAACTATTCTGCAACAAAAATAAGAACTTTTATTCagaatatataaatttaagaaattttttaatattaatattaaAGGTTTTAAACAATTAAGTTTAACGGTTCATTATCATGATCACGTCAATGATGACTAATAACTTCTCACCAATTAGGACAATATCATTTCGAATGCCAAAAAATCATTGACATAGAAAAGTGATAGCATAATAAATGTGTTATTCAATGCcatcttcaaaaatttatcgaCATGGTCCACCAGTGATGTTTAAATTCAAAATGTTTTGGCACAGTTATTTTCATAGTGAGGAGGGAAAGTACATTCTATTAACcattttcaacaaaaatgagGATTCTTTATtaagataaataaaattttaaattttttaaagttaatattaatGGCTTTGATGGTTAAATTTTATGGTATAGTGTCATCATTACTTTAACTATAATTAATGACATCTTGACAAGTAGGGTTATGTCACCTCAAAGATTGACATGATAAAAATTAATAGTATATAAATGTGTTAATTAATAAcatctaaaaaattaattgaCTAAATCCTCTAATAATATTTAAGTTGAAAAACTTTTGGTGAACTTATTTTCATAGCAAGAAGATAATACATTTCTTACAAGAATCATTAAAGTTATTTATTCAATCATTTTGCAACAAAAACAAGATCTGTTTTTaggataataaaattctgaaaCTCTATAAAATTATTGTTAATAGTTATAAAGAATTAGGTTTAACACCACGTTATTGTAACtatttcatgataattttttGATTTCTCGATATCTAGAATGATGTTATCTCGATTGTCAAAGTTTTTTTTACTTGAAAAAGATTTGATAATATAATAAACGTGTTAATCATTCACAtatcaaaaaattaattgattggctccctaaaaatatcaatattCAGAAAGTTTAATTTGCACTTATTTCAAGATAAGAAAATATAATAAGTTTTTATGAAAAATTTGAGATTAATTATTCAATCATTACCTTTTGAACTAGTTatttaattaagaaaattaaactTAGTACATGACCAAGAATTTTAGTACTAGTGTTGATCTGTGCCCTCTTTTGCTTCTCAACAATCTTGTTTGGATTCAAAAAAGTAAATGAGATAGTCAAAGATAGGTTATTTTGCCCAAGGATACAAACCTTTTCTAGCGTGAATGTTTTGAGTTAATTCTCAGATAAAGTTAAATGACAGTAGGACAAATACATAATGGtgctaataagaaaaatatcaagaaaggatAAGGGTGCCAAATTTCCTATGGTTTCTTTAGCTCCTATTTGGTTTTCCTTTTAATAAGGTTTTTTGAGtgtatttttgcaatttttttataGTTTAAATTGTCACATGCCATTCTTTTCTTGGAAGAAAGACAATTCATTATCGCTTTTTTCTCCTCCCCATGCCAAGCATCATGCAACCTTGTCTTTTTAGGTGCACACAAATAATGAGTTGTATATATAAATGTAACggtttcttttcacttttcttgatAATAAGCAGCTTTTCATTTTATGTTCTTGCATTTGACTTGCTCATTATGGGTAAAAGTTGGCTAATGCTTGAGGTAAATTTAAGGCAATGAGAAAATAGTTTTCACGTAAGATGCAGTGCTGATATATAATAGGATATTGGGATTTATATTCATTAGTCTTAAAGAATTTATTAGATGCATAATTACACAATATTTTTAACTCTAAAAGATGCATAATTACGCAATTAAGATGCCACAGTTTATTGTTTCCTTAGTATTTACCTTGCCTTGCATTTTTCATGTTATTATGATATATTTTTGGTGAATGTTAACTTACCATTTGGCTTCAAAGATTTAAGTAAGTCAATTGTCAATATGGTTTAACTATTAAGGCAAGTATCAGGTTGAACAATGACTGTATTTAGACATCATTAAGAGAACAAGAAACATGAAAACCTAAAAGGGATATTTCATTTTCAAagcacaaataaaattttttggcaATTGGGAAATATAAATGTAGTTTTTCTCTcatattaattaaataaattacCCTTGATAATTGgtgattgaaaagaaaaatgaaattgcaTTCATTTCTCTTTTCTGCTATTACCTAATTCAATAGAAAATGGATTTATTATCTATATTGGTCATCATCTGATAAGGTATTTTAGTAAAAATAAAGTGGTAGCTATGTAAAAAGAAATGTCTTATTATGGATATACATTTAAAAAAACGAACAAAATGTaattctgtgacagccccaccttcccctaaggcgaaccaaaggggttagcggactgcctgcccagctcttgtcaggactacggtacagttacatcgttctataacgttccggaactCACCAATGCACGCAAACAAGtcagaaaacacaaaataaaaaaaacgaaaatttgcGCCGAGGATGAATAGTgcaggccacgtcagaatccggccggaatctggccggattagcggccggattcttggccggatactgtccagtgagcaaacaaatttttttcttttgccgtttgaaagccgaatcgctccgaagttcatccaaacatcaatttaacatataaacatatatatatacaatggaaatcaacatttacaaccataatggcatgccaaaaccattcattaagaagtacacattcgatttgcctaacaaaaggaaatgaacccgttatacattagggtttcacttcaagagcgatacaaaagacatttacaagctcagtatggcaattgactatccagtccattttcaaaagcaagtatattcctgtaaggaaaacaaataacacggaatgagccaaagcccagtggtataccacccaataagcaatcaaagtcatataagaatgaaccttcatttaaagtgctcaaataagcaatgaagcaaaacggtaaaaggatacggtcggctctcaagagcccgtttccacgcttgaaatcttgaaccaacctcattgactctccgtcaatgttataaaaccaaaccgtagacaactctttacttccattccttccaccaacataccccaaccgggcccgcactccatttcagtagcttttggtaagactcgagtttaccggaaccaagggtctcattaccacaaggttccccagtacagtccccgtggcaattcaatcgtcacgaccaagccctcgccggctcgatccaattgactaccaaacggggttgagctcagtaatgcagtatggccgttggacatcatccaaacgacatcaattcagtttccatgaaatggaattcgccaaccaatatatcaagttcagtaatgcaataaagcggtaaccaatcagtgacaatatcaaaagaggtgagggcggtcaagtacaccctcaccttgatcaatttcaatatccaagtaagccattaaggcatcacataacatttaacaagccacatagtaatccatcaagtgagtagtatactcaccaagcaagtaagtggtatttcatgtaccacgatcaccaagccgtcgagcactaccttcaagccctagaacatggaacacatacaatgagactcgagaacgagtcaccaaacaatgctaaacacaaccccaatagggtttcacatgcataagtaggcatgatagcaaaccagaaattaagatatggccttaacttaagcctcgatagaaaaaccgtgtttgatcttataatgcggtaatggcgtcaaattcactacggttatcggttgggggtgtaagacccaccatttcgaagctatgaaacagggctacaacaatgtagaagggcactcaatccagttcctagcttaactaggtcaaaattgcaaaatactaaaccagaaataccaaaacaggtttgcaaatcaccaaaaactgtaatcagtatatctcagtctatacaagtccaattgccgaaattccaaagacataagttagctaagacattcagctacatttcatcagaagacaccaactccaaaatccaaaccaattccagtcaaaatggccaattactatcgcagttttcgcattctgtccacagcagaacagctacagtaatttcgtcataactcattctacattaacccaaatgccctgaaattttacaggcacctcaaacacatcaatacctacaactttcatgttttgagcaaagtctaattcggcctctaaccctatgatcaaaaaccaga from the Coffea arabica cultivar ET-39 chromosome 11e, Coffea Arabica ET-39 HiFi, whole genome shotgun sequence genome contains:
- the LOC113718085 gene encoding uncharacterized protein gives rise to the protein MNLKGGFGEEENVASRIPRGTGRREKGGFSVALIKGLWTEEEDNTLRRLVKHFGVKKWAEKMVGRTGKQCRERWHNHLRPNIKKDTWSPEEERLLVETHMQVGNRWAEIAKRIPGRAVNSIKNHWNTTKRRQNSRGKVKKPERVQNERNQSTILQEYIKSTYPNNNSLTTISVDLSSTIVIPTNSATTCPTFPNSIISEDPSSTHFNLLYPELSQSTTDDSLFYLTQHSYDDEINFMQNLLGNNNLNAFLVGENDKGKALLDIGIDPKGDQENNQSAHIMDEGNALTAPPEIYPSNMNMKTITMDQTSPSSRKEVDL